The following coding sequences lie in one Arachis ipaensis cultivar K30076 chromosome B05, Araip1.1, whole genome shotgun sequence genomic window:
- the LOC107643634 gene encoding zinc finger protein ZAT1-like isoform X2 has translation MACHSEKERGTNSNSNNRFQFESNSGISEKQKLLMDSHSDTETSVPIRRSKRMRFRNLSKNNRKPFCSSSSSSVSEVEQEQEEVARCLMMLSKDNTYKGRFVLFAESSDNKSIVLEGKSPSVDTYNKVMVVDHEKNQHKGAEIGYNSDNSDSGYFRYGPKKNVDSDDDEVNNNVDSRSGVRSRNNSLLKKMAAANDSSSKKNNKPNGITGFGDKHWKVESFTTEDFSAFVSDEFNNNSTDTDSYPAAAANASKSRSNKKIDENNKGKTKKKSKKKKKLKSKKNKEHECPICNKMFRSGQALGGHKRSHFVGGSEENTLVIRPAPATVAPCLIDLNLPAPVDDAPF, from the coding sequence ATGGCTTGTCactcagagaaagaaagaggaaccAATTCCAATTCCAATAACAGGTTTCAGTTTGAATCCAATTCTGGGATTAGTGAGAAGCAGAAATTGCTTATGGATAGTCATTCTGATACTGAAACCTCTGTTCCAATTAGGAGATCCAAGAGGATGAGATTCAGGAACCTCTCCAAAAACAACCGCAAacctttttgttcttcttcttcttcttctgtgtcTGAGGTTGAGCAGGAGCAAGAAGAGGTTGCTAGGTGTTTGATGATGCTGTCCAAGGATAACACCTACAAGGGTCGATTCGTGCTTTTCGCTGAGTCGTCCGATAACAAGTCGATTGTTCTTGAGGGGAAATCGCCTTCTGTTGACACCTACAATAAGGTTATGGTTGTGGATCATGAGAAGAATCAACACAAGGGTGCTGAGATTGGTTATAATTCGGACAATTCGGATTCAGGCTATTTCAGATATGGTCCCAAGAAGAATGTAGAttctgatgatgatgaagttAACAACAATGTTGATTCGAGGAGTGGTGTAAGAAGCAGAAACAATTCCTtgttgaagaaaatggcagcagCCAACGATTCTTCGAGCAAGAAGAATAACAAACCAAATGGCATTACCGGTTTCGGTGACAAGCATTGGAAGGTTGAGTCTTTCACAACTGAAGATTTCTCTGCATTCGTAAGCGATGAGTTTAATAACAACAGCACAGACACTGATTCATACCCTGCAGCAGCTGCTAATGCATCAAAATCTCGCAGCAACAAGAAGATCGATGAGAACAACAAGGGTAAGactaagaaaaagagtaagaagaagaagaagttgaagTCAAAGAAGAACAAGGAACATGAGTGTCCAATTTGCAACAAAATGTTTAGGTCAGGACAGGCATTGGGGGGTCACAAAAGATCACATTTTGTTGGAGGATCTGAAGAGAACACACTGGTCATTAGGCCAGCTCCTGCTACAGTTGCTCCATGCCTAATTGATCTCAATTTACCTGCTCCTGTTGATGATGCACCTTTTTGA
- the LOC107643634 gene encoding putative cell division cycle ATPase isoform X1, with translation MEERKFVCKYCSKKFPCGKSLGGHIRTHMMNEHSLSATMPYANINSSSSSLILEFEYPNRKRKHDFLATNGSNSSYGGSGYGYGLRENPKKTKSFVDANHNKLCKECGKGFPSLKALCGHMACHSEKERGTNSNSNNRFQFESNSGISEKQKLLMDSHSDTETSVPIRRSKRMRFRNLSKNNRKPFCSSSSSSVSEVEQEQEEVARCLMMLSKDNTYKGRFVLFAESSDNKSIVLEGKSPSVDTYNKVMVVDHEKNQHKGAEIGYNSDNSDSGYFRYGPKKNVDSDDDEVNNNVDSRSGVRSRNNSLLKKMAAANDSSSKKNNKPNGITGFGDKHWKVESFTTEDFSAFVSDEFNNNSTDTDSYPAAAANASKSRSNKKIDENNKGKTKKKSKKKKKLKSKKNKEHECPICNKMFRSGQALGGHKRSHFVGGSEENTLVIRPAPATVAPCLIDLNLPAPVDDAPF, from the coding sequence ATGGAGGAAAGGAAGTTTGTATGCAAGTATTGCAGTAAGAAGTTTCCTTGTGGCAAGTCTCTTGGGGGTCACATAAGGACTCACATGATGAATGAACACTCTCTATCAGCAACAATGCCCTATGCTAATAtcaattcatcttcttcttctttaatactCGAGTTTGAATATCCtaacaggaagaggaagcacgaTTTCTTGGCAACTAATGGTTCTAATTCCAGCTATGGCGGTAGTGGATATGGTTATGGACTCAGAGAGAATCCGAAGAAAACAAAGAGTTTTGTGGATGCCAATCACAACAAGTTATGTAAAGAATGTGGAAAAGGTTTTCCATCGCTTAAGGCTCTCTGTGGTCACATGGCTTGTCactcagagaaagaaagaggaaccAATTCCAATTCCAATAACAGGTTTCAGTTTGAATCCAATTCTGGGATTAGTGAGAAGCAGAAATTGCTTATGGATAGTCATTCTGATACTGAAACCTCTGTTCCAATTAGGAGATCCAAGAGGATGAGATTCAGGAACCTCTCCAAAAACAACCGCAAacctttttgttcttcttcttcttcttctgtgtcTGAGGTTGAGCAGGAGCAAGAAGAGGTTGCTAGGTGTTTGATGATGCTGTCCAAGGATAACACCTACAAGGGTCGATTCGTGCTTTTCGCTGAGTCGTCCGATAACAAGTCGATTGTTCTTGAGGGGAAATCGCCTTCTGTTGACACCTACAATAAGGTTATGGTTGTGGATCATGAGAAGAATCAACACAAGGGTGCTGAGATTGGTTATAATTCGGACAATTCGGATTCAGGCTATTTCAGATATGGTCCCAAGAAGAATGTAGAttctgatgatgatgaagttAACAACAATGTTGATTCGAGGAGTGGTGTAAGAAGCAGAAACAATTCCTtgttgaagaaaatggcagcagCCAACGATTCTTCGAGCAAGAAGAATAACAAACCAAATGGCATTACCGGTTTCGGTGACAAGCATTGGAAGGTTGAGTCTTTCACAACTGAAGATTTCTCTGCATTCGTAAGCGATGAGTTTAATAACAACAGCACAGACACTGATTCATACCCTGCAGCAGCTGCTAATGCATCAAAATCTCGCAGCAACAAGAAGATCGATGAGAACAACAAGGGTAAGactaagaaaaagagtaagaagaagaagaagttgaagTCAAAGAAGAACAAGGAACATGAGTGTCCAATTTGCAACAAAATGTTTAGGTCAGGACAGGCATTGGGGGGTCACAAAAGATCACATTTTGTTGGAGGATCTGAAGAGAACACACTGGTCATTAGGCCAGCTCCTGCTACAGTTGCTCCATGCCTAATTGATCTCAATTTACCTGCTCCTGTTGATGATGCACCTTTTTGA
- the LOC107640611 gene encoding F-box/kelch-repeat protein At3g23880-like — MISDILLRLSVKSLLRFRCVCRSWKSLIHCPIFTKLHLQRSPKNTNFLLVGIDTDPALVLSYSLHSLMKETIPFNAQSLGFGKDLTECYWVNGAINGLSCVSSIVPYDMKYKVFNVRLWNPVTRLISAASPLLYVERECACIVKFGLGYDDSTNTYKVVANIIDRRQWKNELRIYNRPGDTCWRTVSTPSDLLISWEEGQFVSNTFNWLAIRPPGPIDRQRIQQLEYTYDDYVIFSLHVGQETHKLLRIPVVLDDYNREEPKLVVLKDHLCVFHDFEGTHVVVWQLEKFGVEDSWTILMKFSYVSLQIDACSCSFRDYSQFNMSEDGNYLLMYNKRDSILLVYDQRVKEVSKCINLCNNHRWVGVNGHVQSLVSPE, encoded by the coding sequence ATGATCTCAGACATCCTATTACGACTTTCTGTGAAATCTCTGTTGCGATTCAGGTGTGTTTGCCGGTCCTGGAAATCCCTAATACATTGCCCGATTTTCACGAAACTTCACCTTCAAAGATCTCCTAAGAACACCAACTTCTTGTTAGTAGGAATAGACACGGATCCTGCTTTGGTATTATCGTATTCTCTTCATTCTTTAATGAAGGAGACAATTCCCTTTAATGCACAGTCCCTTGGTTTTGGAAAAGATTTAACAGAATGTTACTGGGTCAATGGTGCAATCAATGGACTCTCTTGCGTTTCAAGTATTGTTCCTTATGACATGAAATATAAGGTATTCAATGTACGACTCTGGAACCCGGTTACAAGGTTAATATCTGCAGCGTCACCACTTTTATACGTAGAGAGAGAATGTGCATGTATTGTTAAGTTTGGATTAGGCTACGATGACTCAACTAACACTTACAAGGTGGTAGCTAACATAATAGATCGTCGACAATGGAAAAATGAGTTGAGAATTTACAACAGACCGGGTGACACATGCTGGAGAACCGTTTCAACTCCCTCGGATCTTCTCATTTCTTGGGAAGAAGGACAATTTGTGAGCAACACTTTTAATTGGTTAGCGATTCGTCCACCTGGACCAATTGATCGTCAGAGAATCCAGCAGCTCGAATACACTTATGATGACTACGTGATCTTTTCACTTCATGTGGGGCAAGAAACGCACAAGCTTTTGCGAATTCCTGTTGTTCTTGACGACTACAATCGTGAAGAACCAAAGCTCGTAGTATTGAAGGATCACCTCTGTGTTTTTCATGATTTCGAAGGGACTCATGTTGTTGTGTGGCAGCTTGAGAAATTTGGAGTTGAAGATTCTTGGACTATATTAATGAAATTCAGTTATGTTTCTCTTCAAATCGACGCGTGTAGCTGTTCATTCAGGGATTATTCACAGTTTAACATGTCCGAGGATGGTAATTATTTGTTGATGTATAACAAACGTGATAGCATATTACTTGTGTATGATCAAAGAGTTAAGGAAGTAAGCAAGTGCATAAACCTTTGCAATAATCATCGTTGGGTGGGTGTCAATGGTCACGTTCAAAGCTTGGTTTCGCCTGAGTGA